The nucleotide sequence TCCGTCGATGCTGGGAACTGACCTCGGCAGCCCATCTGGTAGGCAGTTGGAGCCTCCGTTCCCTGAACCTGCAATGTTTTCTATTCCCATTTCGGTTATTTTGGCACTATCTCAGTGGTGGACCTTATCGGCCTGCCGACAACTACCTACCTTCAGCAGGGGCGCACTTTTGGTTCCCGTCCTTATCAACGTTTCGATTTCCGACTTCTTCATCAAAAGTTTAATGTCATGTGGCCTATCAGTCAGTGCAATATTGACAACTTTCAGGGCATCCGCGTTCTGGTCTATTTGGAATTGATTATTGTTATTGATACTTATATTGGGATCATAACTTACTCAGTTTTAACAGAGTTTCAGCATAGACCATTTGCACTTCGTTCTTGGAAAGCTCCAGAGGAGCAGGCAGTTTATAAACCTCCATCAAAACAATCGACTGATAGAGCCAGCTAGCTGCTGCAAGGTAGTTTTCCTGGTCGAAGAGAATTTGACCCATGGCATAGGTGTCCAATGCTGTGAAACTCACACTGTATAATGGGTATAGTttgattattttattaatcaaTATATTAATAACTCTTACGTACTTGTACTGTTTTCCATTGAGAAGTCCATGGGCAATATGTGATACTTTGAGGCCATAGGTATTTTGAATACGATCCAGGGCGGTGACAGCCTCCTCCACATCCGTATTGGTGGGCATGTGTTCCCTCAGTTCTTGAATCTTTTCCACCTGTGGAAGACCGATGGGATCCTCCATATAGAGCTGCCATATCATCCAGTCGCGATTCATGCGACGTATAAGGGAAAATGAATTAAGGGGGTTGGATAGATACTCCTCCGTGGAACTGCGGGCTTTATCATTTTCCAAACGTAGGCTGGTTATGCttctaaaaaagaaaaaaaacagtATTTTGTTAGAACTTTTAGGTTTAAATTTTTAGTGAGAATTGGAGTTTAGTCCTAATAATCCCACCTTCTCACCGTCTCCAGCTTTTTCTCGAGCTCGACGGCATAGTCCTCCAGGTTATCGATGAGCTGGGCCTCCAGATCGAGCAGCTTCACCATTCCGGCCACCGAGGTGCAGTGGCTCTCTTCGCCTCTCACCTGCCGGATTAGGAGTAGGAGGAGCACCTGGCAGGTGAGCAGCATCACCAGCGAAAGCGGCCACTTGGAGGAGCGCATCGTGGGTTACCTGTCTGGTCGGGGTTCTACTTGGGTCTACGTGCCGGAGCCAACTGTTGAAAGCCAAAAAGCCAAAAGAGTCGAAGTTGGCAAGTTGACATCGGGCCGAGATAAATATTCCCCT is from Drosophila suzukii chromosome 3, CBGP_Dsuzu_IsoJpt1.0, whole genome shotgun sequence and encodes:
- the PH4alphaPV gene encoding prolyl 4-hydroxylase subunit alpha-2, yielding MRSSKWPLSLVMLLTCQVLLLLLIRQVRGEESHCTSVAGMVKLLDLEAQLIDNLEDYAVELEKKLETVRRSITSLRLENDKARSSTEEYLSNPLNSFSLIRRMNRDWMIWQLYMEDPIGLPQVEKIQELREHMPTNTDVEEAVTALDRIQNTYGLKVSHIAHGLLNGKQYNVSFTALDTYAMGQILFDQENYLAAASWLYQSIVLMEVYKLPAPLELSKNEVQMVYAETLLKLNQNADALKVVNIALTDRPHDIKLLMKKSEIETLIRTGTKSAPLLKKTLQVQGTEAPTAYQMGCRGQFPASTDGRLHCRYNSTTSPFLILAPLKMELVGLDPYMVLYHDVLSSKEIEELQGMATPGLKRATVFQASSGRNEVVKTRTSKVAWFPDSFSPLTLRLNARITDMTGFNLHGSEMLQLMNYGLGGHYDKHYDFFNQTNSNMTAMSGDRIATVLFYLTDVEQGGATVFPNIQKAIFPQRGSVIMWYNLKDDGVPNTQTLHAACPVIVGSKWVCNKWIREREQLFRRPCLKKRL